ACGATGTGTAAATCATCGTGGCTGGTTTCTAAAGGGGGATTTGGTGTTTATCTGCGACTGAATAAAGTAAATTTGCTATAATGGTCATAATAGAAGAATTTAAAATTTAAGATAATTTCCGTTCATTTTAGGGTAATGATAATGGATGAGAGAGCCTGAGGTGAAATGAATTGTGGATAAAGACTGGACGTCCATTCTAAAACGATTGCTTTCCGAAGAGAGCGCTTATACATCGTTATACAACCATCATCCTAATGTGATATTTGTTTTGGATCGGCAAGGTCGCTGCGTAGGAACGAATCGTACATTCTATCTGGAATCCAGTGCAGATGCATCGGTCCAAGATATAGGTCTGACAGCACTTAAGAGAATATACCTTGTTGATATAGCTGATTTTGAGGCTGCACTCCAAGGAAGTTCCTCTAGCTTTGAGTTACAAGATGTGAATGACCCCAAAGCGGATGCCGTGAGGGGGAACTTTATTCCTATAACGATAGATGAGGGAATTGTCGGGGTATTTGCGATCATTCAAGTGGATAACGGCAACTATCATAATTATTCGGAAGGGTTACATGACTGGCTAAATGGATTGGCGGATTCTTTTAAAGCTAAATTATTTGGTAAGGCAGAACTGGAGACAACCTTCAAACCAACTTTTACTGCTGTAGTCGAGGAGAAGCGAGCGAACCTTATACTGAATTCCGTCTCAGCTGGGATATTCGTACTAGATAATATGGGGCGAACGCTCTTTATTAACCGTGAGGGAGCAGATATGCTGGGCTACCAGCCTATAGAATTGATTGGTATGAAGCTGATGGAATATATTCATCAAATCCAAGGTGATGGCTCACGTTATTCAACTCCTGACTGTCAGATTAGTCTTACGATTGCAGATGGTATTATCCGCAGAAAAGATGATGAGATTTTCTGGCGTAAGGATGGAACCAGCTTTTTTGTGAATTATCGGGTGTCTCCTCTTATGGATGGGGGGATGATTGCAGGTGCGGTTATTGCTTTTAGCGATATCACGAATGCGAAAGAAATCATTCGCGCTAAGGAATCTGCAGAGCAGGCGGCGCAAGCCAAATCTGATTTCTTAGCGATGATGAGTCATGAAATCCGGACACCGATGAATGGGATGATTGGCATGTCAGATCTTTTACTTGAAACGGATCTAGGAGAAGAACAGCGAGGGTATGTCGAGATTTTACGAAGCAGTAGTTACACGCTATTACAGATCTTGAATGACATTCTTGATTTCAGCAAGATGGAAGCGGGAAAAATGCCACTACAATCCGAATCATTTGAGCTCCGGGAGATGATGGCGGACATCATAGATTTATTTACGCCTAAAGCGGAAGAGAAGAAACTGGCATTACGGTGGTGGGCGGATACGAGTGTTCCCACAACATTACTAGCCGATCCGATCCGTTTGCGGCAGATTATTGTCAATCTGGTAGGCAACGCTCTGAAATTCACAGAATATGGAAGTGTCACACTATCGGTTAAGAACATTCCACTTTCGGATTCAAAAGAATATTTACTGGAATTCTCGGTACGCGATACAGGTGTAGGGATTGCCGATAATAAACTCAACTTATTGTTTCAATCCTTCTCTCAGCTGCACCCAACCATCAACCGTAAATATGGCGGTACAGGATTAGGACTCGCTATTTGTAAGCAGCTAGTTGAGTTGATGGGTGGGACAATCTTTGTTGAAAGTGAAGAGAATATAGGTTCAACGTTCCGGTTTATGCTACCCTTCATAAAAGAAGAGGCTGAGTTAAAACTAACTTCAAATCAAGAGGGGTAAACACAAATCTCCGGTCCATTGACTTACGAAGTAATGGCCGGAGATTTGTGTGTGATTATTAATCTTGAAGCATATACATAAGTCCTACAGTATGCGGCCCGCAATGGCTGCCAATTACACAGCCAGCATGGAGCGTAGCAATTTCGTTCACTTGAGTTTTTTCTCGTAGTGCTGTCTCCAGATAGCGAGCATCCTCTTCCGCCAAGGTATGGACAACGATGAGCAGCTCTTTATCCATTCGATCGACGTTAACCATGGCGTTCTGGAGCATTTGTTCCACGGCTTTTTCTTTTTTACCACGTATTTTACTAGTTGGTACGATGCTGCCGTCTACAAGTCTAAGAACAGGACGAATTTTGAGCAGGCTACCGATGAAATTCTGCATACCTGAACAGCGTCCACCCATATATAAGTAATCTAGCGTATCCACAACGAATTCAGTTTCTACAAGGCTGCGGCTGCGTTCCAGCATAGCTGCAATCTCAACGGCACTTAGACCTTTTTCAGCGGCTCTGACAGCTTTCATAACGAGAAGAGCAATGCCTCCACATAAAGTCTGTGAATCAATAACCTGTACACGCCCCTCAGGAAATTCCCCAGCAGCCAAAAGTGCATTCTGATATGTAGAGGATAGTGACGAGGAGAGGCTGATATATACAATATCATTTCCACTGCTAATTACGGGTTGAAATGCAGCAATGAAATCTGCTGGCGAAGGTGCTGCCGTTTTGGGCAATACACCACTAGCGGCTACACGGCGATACACTTCCTCGGGTGTAATATCTTCACCATCTTTGTAGGTTCCTTCTTCAAATACTACATAAAGCGGAACGATGCCGATGTTATAAGTATCCTTCCAGTTCTGAGGTAAATCGGAAGTGCTGTCTGAAAATATTTTTACATTAGACATGAATTTCTCCTTCACCGATAATCGGACGACAATCGTCATTATTGAATCACATAATCTATTTATTATACCAAGATTGAGCCGATTCTCAAAATGAAATCGTAGAAATTCTGAAAGAAAAAAAGACTATCCGCAATTCCGGATAGTCTAAGTAAGCATTAATTTTTTTTCATAACCGGTATCCAGATCTCACAGCGATAATCCTCTGCATCAGGTCTTCCCGGAAGGTATAACTCAAACTCAGGTCCACCTGTATGCTCGTAGCCTGTGGAAGGGAACCACTCTTGGAAAATACGTGCCCATACCTGCTGGATAGCATCCGGCATCGGCCCAACTGAGGTGAACACAGCCCAACTCGCAGCTGGTATCGTCGTAGAAGCAAATCCCTGAGCATCCGTCTCTGGAGAGGCTTCGACAGCAATCCAATAGGAGAAAGTTTCTTTTTCGTGATTAAAATCTTTACAAATACCAAGGATGTCCTTATCAACACCTATCTCAATCAGTTTATCCGACGTACCATTTGCGTTTGCTTCTATCCACAACTGGGGGATGCGGCGCAGATTCTCCCCATTTTTTGTTGTCATTTCCTCAACAAGTCCGATAACATTAAAGGCGTCTCTTGTCTCAATTCTGTAGTCCATTTCTTTATCTCCCTTCAGTGATAGATGGAAGGAGAGTCTTGGGAAAGCTTTGAGCTCTACCCCTGACTCCCGCGCAGCTGATGGTGTAATTCCATGTGCCTTGCGGAATGCTTTGGCAAACGATTCGGGAGAGTCATATCCGTATTTTAATGCTACATCTAGCACCCTAACTTTAGAAATAGCGAGTTCCTGTGCCGCCAGAGTTAATCTCCGTTTACGGATATAGTCTTTGACTGATACTCCGGTAAGCATGAAGAACATGCGCTGGAAGTGAAAGGGGGAGGAATAAGCTACCTTTGCTATATCTTCTGTATTAAAGGGTTCCTCCATCTTGCTCTCCATATAATCTAAAGCTTCTTTCATGCGGATAAGCCATTCCAAGTCTGCCATCTCCCTTTGAGTTCATACTATCATGCCACCATTTGCAAATCCTGTTATTCCTTGCTCTCTAATGACAGGTTGCTGGTGGAAGAATGATCTTAACAAAATCATCCTATATAGTATAACTCAGGAAGGTGAAGAGAGTCAGCTTTGTAATTTATACACTCTTGCTTCGTATGGACGTAGGATTTCTATTATTGATGATTCATCCGGGTAATTTCCAATGATTAAATCAGTAACGTTGCTCAGCTCAGCGGAGAGATCAACGGTTTGAGGAGCCTCGCTGAAGTTCAGCAGGATTAGCCATTGCTCATCATCTAAAGTTCTAGTGTAGGCATAGATATTTTCATGGTCAGGTAGGAGTAGCTTATACTCCCCATATACCATAATCGGATTCTCTTTGCGCAAAGCAATTAGCTTTTGGTAGTAGTAGAAGATTGAATCAGAATCCGCTAATGCTTGCTCTACGTTAATATCTTTGTAAATCGGATTCACTTTGAGCCATGGTTCTCCCTCTGAAAATCCAGCATTAGATGATGCATCCCATTGCATTGGAGTACGGGCGTTATCCCGGCCTTTGATATGGACAGCGTTCAGAATCGTATCATGATCTGCGCCACCCTCCGTAACTTTTTCACGGTACATATTCAGAATTTCGATGTCTTTGTAATCTTCCAGCGTTGTGAACTTTACATTCGTCATTCCAATCTCTTCGCCTTGGTAAATATAGGGGGTGCCTTTAAGTGTATGTAGTAAGGTAGCAAGCATTTTGGCAGATATTACGCGGTACTTCCCATCATCACCAAATCGTGAAACCATGCGCGGCTGGTCATGGTTGTTTAAATATAGACTATTCCAACCCTTGTCAGCCAGACCAACCTGCCATTTATGGAGTATGTCGCGCAGCTTGGTTAATGTCCATGGAGCTACGTCCCATTTGCCTCCAGGGCCGGAATCTACGTCCATATGCTCGAATTGGAATACCATCTGAAGCTCTTCACGATCTTCGTCGGTGTAAAGAACGGCATCCTCTACCGAAGCTCCTGGCGTTTCCCCGACGGTCATAATATCATAGCCCGAAAGAACCTTTTGGTTCATTTCGTGTAAAAACTCATGGACCCGGGGTCCATTCATAAAGTAATCGCCGCCCCAAGCCAGTTCCTCTGGCGCTTTGCCTTCGAGTTGAAAGGAAGGTAGACCTTCCGCTTTAGAAATCAAATTAATGACGTCCATCCGCAATCCATCCACACCCTTGTCGAGCCAGAAGGTGATCATCTTGTATAGTTCTTCACGCAGCTTTGGATTGTCCCAGTTGAGATCCGGTTGCTTGCGTGAGAACAGATGTAGATAGTATTCACCGGTAGTTTCATCTAGCTCCCAAGCGGGCCCGCTGAATATGGAGCTCCAATTGTTTGGGCGTTCGCCATTTGGTCCACCTGGACGCCAAATATAGTAATCACGGTACGGATTATCTTTTGACGAACGGGACTCTACGAACCATTGATGTTCATCTGAAGAGTGGTTGATTACAAGGTCCATCATTAGTTTAATGCCATGATCATGAAGTCCGGTCAGTAGTTCTTCCCAGTCTTTTAGCGTACCGAATTCATCCATAATGTCTTCATAATCGCTGATGTCATAACCATTATCATCATTTGGCGATTTATATACAGGTGATAACCAAACTACATCGACACCGAGCTTCTGCAAATAATCCAGACGTGAAATGATGCCTTGCAGATCACCAATACCGTCACCATTGCTGTCTTGAAAGCTGCGTGGATAGATTTGGTAGACCACCGCTTCTTTCCAAAAGGTTCTTTTCATTAATAATCACTCCTTAAATAAGGTATCCAATTAGGAAAAAAAAAGAGACCCTAAAAAGCAATTTGCTTCAAGGGTCTCTTGTGGTGTCGGTTTATACTGTGACGGAATTGCTGTCTGCAGTGATGCTGCTAAGTCCGTTCACGGTATATTCTTTGTCATAGATAGTAATAGAAGCTGGAATATCAGTTTCGTTCGTAACAGTAACCTGTGCGTCCGAAACGCTTACTTTTAGTCGGGAGCCACGGAACATGATTTTGAAAGAGTACGCTGTCCAGTGTCCTGGGTTCGATGGGCTAAGAGTCAGTCGGCCATCATGCACACGTAATCCGCCGAAGCCATGTACGATGGACATCCAAGTACCAGCCATACTAGTGCTGTGTAAGCCGTCTTCGGTATCATTGTTATAGTTATCAAGATCCAGTCTTGAAGTACGCAAGTACATTTCATAAGCCTTATCCTTATATCCTAGTTCGCAGGCTAGAATAGAGTGAATACAAGGGGACAGGGAGGACTCATGAACAGTGATCGGCTCATAAAAGTCGAAATTCCGC
This Paenibacillus sp. FSL R5-0345 DNA region includes the following protein-coding sequences:
- a CDS encoding glycoside hydrolase family 13 protein yields the protein MKRTFWKEAVVYQIYPRSFQDSNGDGIGDLQGIISRLDYLQKLGVDVVWLSPVYKSPNDDNGYDISDYEDIMDEFGTLKDWEELLTGLHDHGIKLMMDLVINHSSDEHQWFVESRSSKDNPYRDYYIWRPGGPNGERPNNWSSIFSGPAWELDETTGEYYLHLFSRKQPDLNWDNPKLREELYKMITFWLDKGVDGLRMDVINLISKAEGLPSFQLEGKAPEELAWGGDYFMNGPRVHEFLHEMNQKVLSGYDIMTVGETPGASVEDAVLYTDEDREELQMVFQFEHMDVDSGPGGKWDVAPWTLTKLRDILHKWQVGLADKGWNSLYLNNHDQPRMVSRFGDDGKYRVISAKMLATLLHTLKGTPYIYQGEEIGMTNVKFTTLEDYKDIEILNMYREKVTEGGADHDTILNAVHIKGRDNARTPMQWDASSNAGFSEGEPWLKVNPIYKDINVEQALADSDSIFYYYQKLIALRKENPIMVYGEYKLLLPDHENIYAYTRTLDDEQWLILLNFSEAPQTVDLSAELSNVTDLIIGNYPDESSIIEILRPYEARVYKLQS
- a CDS encoding ATP-binding protein, which encodes MDKDWTSILKRLLSEESAYTSLYNHHPNVIFVLDRQGRCVGTNRTFYLESSADASVQDIGLTALKRIYLVDIADFEAALQGSSSSFELQDVNDPKADAVRGNFIPITIDEGIVGVFAIIQVDNGNYHNYSEGLHDWLNGLADSFKAKLFGKAELETTFKPTFTAVVEEKRANLILNSVSAGIFVLDNMGRTLFINREGADMLGYQPIELIGMKLMEYIHQIQGDGSRYSTPDCQISLTIADGIIRRKDDEIFWRKDGTSFFVNYRVSPLMDGGMIAGAVIAFSDITNAKEIIRAKESAEQAAQAKSDFLAMMSHEIRTPMNGMIGMSDLLLETDLGEEQRGYVEILRSSSYTLLQILNDILDFSKMEAGKMPLQSESFELREMMADIIDLFTPKAEEKKLALRWWADTSVPTTLLADPIRLRQIIVNLVGNALKFTEYGSVTLSVKNIPLSDSKEYLLEFSVRDTGVGIADNKLNLLFQSFSQLHPTINRKYGGTGLGLAICKQLVELMGGTIFVESEENIGSTFRFMLPFIKEEAELKLTSNQEG
- a CDS encoding AraC family transcriptional regulator encodes the protein MEWLIRMKEALDYMESKMEEPFNTEDIAKVAYSSPFHFQRMFFMLTGVSVKDYIRKRRLTLAAQELAISKVRVLDVALKYGYDSPESFAKAFRKAHGITPSAARESGVELKAFPRLSFHLSLKGDKEMDYRIETRDAFNVIGLVEEMTTKNGENLRRIPQLWIEANANGTSDKLIEIGVDKDILGICKDFNHEKETFSYWIAVEASPETDAQGFASTTIPAASWAVFTSVGPMPDAIQQVWARIFQEWFPSTGYEHTGGPEFELYLPGRPDAEDYRCEIWIPVMKKN
- a CDS encoding DegV family protein, which produces MSNVKIFSDSTSDLPQNWKDTYNIGIVPLYVVFEEGTYKDGEDITPEEVYRRVAASGVLPKTAAPSPADFIAAFQPVISSGNDIVYISLSSSLSSTYQNALLAAGEFPEGRVQVIDSQTLCGGIALLVMKAVRAAEKGLSAVEIAAMLERSRSLVETEFVVDTLDYLYMGGRCSGMQNFIGSLLKIRPVLRLVDGSIVPTSKIRGKKEKAVEQMLQNAMVNVDRMDKELLIVVHTLAEEDARYLETALREKTQVNEIATLHAGCVIGSHCGPHTVGLMYMLQD